In one Streptomyces sp. NBC_00597 genomic region, the following are encoded:
- a CDS encoding metallophosphoesterase, translating into MKVALFAVIALVVLALLVLVHRWLWIRLVRDTTRAHGTARRIGTTLAFALPLLSLAALTTGRAGAPFWLQRSVAWPGYMWLAVLLYLSLAMLVAEPVRALLIRRASPAPRGSAPAPAPATPLPAVRGGDPLRAAPAGDPLPAEPARDPIEPAAGTACGPDGVSRRQFVARAVGGAAAAAAVGTVGYGTYGVLRGPRVKRVQVPLAKLPRAAHGFRIAVVSDIHLGPVLGRAHTTRIVDTVNRTQPDLIAVVGDLVDGNVHDLGSAAEPLRRLRARHGAYFVTGNHEYFSGAQQWIDHVRELGLTPLENARRALPHFDLAGVNDVQGETEGHGPDFAAALGDRDRARAAVLMAHQPVVIHEAVRHGVDLQLSGHTHGGQLWPGNYIAELANPTVAGLERYGDTQLYVSRGAGAWGPPVRVGAPSDITVVELASYQA; encoded by the coding sequence ATGAAGGTCGCGCTCTTCGCGGTGATCGCCCTGGTGGTCCTGGCGCTGCTCGTCCTGGTCCACCGCTGGCTGTGGATCCGGCTGGTCCGCGACACGACGCGCGCGCACGGCACGGCGCGCCGGATCGGCACCACCCTCGCCTTCGCACTGCCGCTCCTCTCGTTGGCCGCCCTCACCACGGGCCGCGCCGGCGCCCCCTTCTGGCTCCAACGGTCCGTGGCCTGGCCGGGTTACATGTGGCTCGCGGTGCTCCTGTACCTGTCGCTGGCCATGCTCGTGGCCGAACCCGTGCGGGCGCTGCTGATCCGCCGCGCCTCCCCGGCGCCCCGCGGCTCCGCCCCGGCTCCCGCGCCCGCGACACCGCTCCCGGCGGTGCGGGGCGGCGACCCGCTCCGGGCCGCGCCGGCCGGTGACCCGCTCCCGGCCGAGCCCGCCCGTGACCCGATCGAGCCCGCGGCCGGCACCGCTTGCGGTCCCGACGGCGTCAGCCGGCGGCAGTTCGTGGCGCGCGCCGTCGGCGGTGCGGCCGCCGCGGCCGCCGTCGGGACCGTCGGGTACGGGACGTACGGGGTCCTGCGCGGCCCGCGCGTGAAGCGGGTCCAGGTGCCCCTCGCCAAGCTGCCCCGCGCCGCGCACGGTTTCCGGATCGCCGTCGTCAGCGACATCCACCTCGGCCCGGTCCTCGGCCGCGCCCACACCACCCGCATCGTCGACACCGTCAACCGCACCCAACCCGACCTCATCGCGGTCGTCGGTGACCTCGTCGACGGCAACGTGCACGACCTGGGCAGCGCCGCCGAGCCCCTGCGCCGGCTCCGGGCACGGCACGGCGCGTACTTCGTCACCGGAAACCACGAGTACTTCTCGGGCGCCCAGCAGTGGATCGACCACGTCCGCGAGTTGGGCCTCACCCCCCTGGAGAACGCGCGCAGGGCGCTCCCGCACTTCGACCTCGCCGGGGTCAATGACGTACAGGGCGAGACGGAGGGCCACGGCCCGGACTTCGCGGCGGCGCTCGGTGACCGGGACCGGGCGCGCGCCGCCGTGCTGATGGCCCACCAGCCCGTCGTCATCCACGAGGCGGTCCGCCACGGCGTCGACCTCCAGCTCTCCGGCCACACCCACGGCGGCCAGCTCTGGCCGGGCAACTACATCGCCGAGCTCGCCAACCCCACCGTCGCCGGCCTCGAACGCTACGGCGACACCCAGCTCTACGTCTCGCGCGGCGCGGGCGCCTGGGGACCTCCCGTCCGGGTCGGCGCGCCGTCCGACATCACGGTCGTCGAACTCGCCTCATACCAGGCTTGA
- a CDS encoding ABC transporter substrate-binding protein produces the protein MKSVRSKVIAAGLVIGAAGVGAWQLLPEEGRGSGTALRVGTSDVVSSLDPAGAYDAGSWALFSNIYQSLLTIRSGSDTPVPDAASACKFIGQELTTYQCDLRPDLKFASGRAVTAEDVKHSFERIKAINSDQGPAPLFNTLQSVKAEGRSVTFNLSAPDATFPFKIATGAASIVDKEKYPAKALRVDGKADGSGPFTLGAYQAGASAELKPNPAYLGQSKPAKTAVTVRYYKDSAQLNQAWQDHQIEVAHRDMPPEVLAGLNPGLKDTRYQASGGTETRSVVFNVRPGSTAAPLAVRQAAAAVIDRSKVAGEIHKGTVTPLYSLVPAGVAAHGTPFFDSYPSPNGAAARKLLKDAGITAPVSLTLGVNTRGPNVAEADEIAKQLRATGLFQVKVKAVDKWADFQKAYAAGEFDAYTIGWIADFPDADNFLAPLVGADSSMNNGFSDKAVDELITRTQSFSDRARASGDFRDLQKLVSQQIPLLPIWQKKDYVMSREAVSGAQYLSDGTGVWRLWELNWL, from the coding sequence ATGAAGTCTGTCCGCTCGAAGGTCATCGCGGCGGGACTGGTGATCGGCGCGGCCGGCGTCGGCGCCTGGCAGCTGCTGCCCGAGGAGGGCCGCGGCAGCGGGACCGCCCTGCGGGTCGGGACGAGCGACGTCGTCTCCTCGCTCGACCCCGCCGGGGCCTACGACGCCGGCTCCTGGGCCCTGTTCAGCAACATCTACCAGTCGCTGCTGACCATCAGGTCCGGCTCCGACACCCCCGTCCCGGACGCGGCCTCCGCCTGCAAGTTCATCGGCCAGGAGCTCACCACGTACCAGTGCGACCTGCGCCCCGACCTGAAGTTCGCGAGCGGGCGCGCGGTGACGGCCGAGGACGTCAAGCACTCCTTCGAACGCATCAAGGCGATCAACTCCGACCAGGGCCCGGCGCCGCTGTTCAACACCCTGCAGTCGGTCAAGGCCGAGGGCCGCAGCGTCACCTTCAACCTCTCCGCCCCGGACGCCACCTTCCCCTTCAAGATCGCGACGGGCGCCGCCTCGATCGTCGACAAGGAGAAGTACCCGGCGAAGGCGCTGCGCGTGGACGGCAAGGCCGACGGCTCCGGCCCCTTCACCCTCGGCGCGTACCAGGCCGGTGCCAGTGCCGAGCTCAAGCCCAACCCGGCCTACCTGGGCCAGTCCAAGCCCGCCAAGACGGCCGTCACCGTCCGGTACTACAAGGACTCCGCCCAGCTCAACCAGGCCTGGCAGGACCACCAGATCGAGGTCGCCCACCGCGACATGCCGCCGGAAGTGCTCGCCGGGCTCAACCCGGGCCTCAAGGACACCCGGTACCAGGCCTCCGGCGGCACCGAGACCCGCAGCGTGGTCTTCAACGTCCGCCCGGGTTCGACCGCGGCCCCGCTCGCCGTACGCCAGGCCGCGGCCGCCGTCATCGACCGCTCCAAGGTCGCCGGGGAGATCCACAAGGGTACGGTGACCCCGCTCTACTCCCTCGTCCCGGCCGGTGTCGCCGCCCACGGCACGCCGTTCTTCGACAGCTACCCGTCGCCCAACGGCGCCGCCGCGCGCAAGCTCCTCAAGGACGCCGGGATCACCGCCCCGGTCTCCCTGACCCTCGGCGTGAACACGCGCGGTCCGAACGTCGCGGAGGCCGACGAGATCGCGAAGCAGCTCCGGGCCACCGGGCTCTTCCAGGTCAAGGTCAAGGCCGTGGACAAGTGGGCCGACTTCCAGAAGGCCTACGCGGCGGGCGAGTTCGACGCCTACACCATCGGCTGGATCGCCGACTTCCCGGACGCGGACAACTTCCTCGCCCCGCTCGTCGGTGCCGACTCCAGCATGAACAACGGCTTCTCCGACAAGGCCGTCGACGAGCTGATCACCCGTACCCAGTCCTTCTCGGACCGGGCCCGGGCCTCCGGCGACTTCCGCGACCTCCAGAAGCTGGTGTCCCAGCAGATCCCGCTGCTGCCCATCTGGCAGAAGAAGGACTACGTGATGTCCCGCGAGGCCGTCTCCGGAGCCCAGTACCTCTCCGACGGCACCGGGGTGTGGCGTCTGTGGGAGCTCAACTGGTTGTGA